The Gemmata palustris genome includes a region encoding these proteins:
- a CDS encoding AAA family ATPase, producing MADDRFTDYLNKFSADRVAMLDQLRQVVVGQGEVIEQVLAAIFTRGHCLLVGVPGLAKTLMVSSIAQILSIAFKRVQFTPDLMPSDITGTTVLDETAEGKREFRFVRGPIFANIVLADEINRTPPKTQAALLEAMQERQVTAGQETMKLPEPFFVIATQNPIEQEGTYPLPEAQLDRFMFNVKVDYPTLEDERQIVLMSTRGEKPELTKVLTAERIVAWQKLVKKVEVPPFVNEFIVKLVRATRPKDPSAPDLIKRLVDWGAGPRAGIFLAQAGQAFAAMDGRPSVAIDDIKKAAIPVLRHRVSANFQAQAEGRNSDDIVTELLKIVSEPEPKKYVEKKR from the coding sequence GTGGCCGATGATCGCTTCACGGACTACCTGAACAAATTCTCCGCCGACCGCGTCGCGATGCTCGATCAGCTCCGGCAGGTGGTCGTCGGGCAGGGCGAGGTCATTGAGCAAGTTCTGGCCGCGATCTTCACCCGCGGGCACTGCCTCCTGGTGGGCGTGCCCGGGCTCGCGAAGACGCTGATGGTCAGCTCCATCGCGCAGATCCTGAGCATCGCGTTCAAGCGCGTGCAGTTCACCCCGGACCTGATGCCCTCGGACATCACGGGCACGACGGTGCTCGACGAGACCGCCGAGGGCAAGCGCGAGTTCCGGTTCGTGCGCGGGCCGATCTTCGCGAACATCGTGCTGGCCGACGAGATCAACCGGACCCCGCCCAAGACGCAGGCCGCGCTCCTCGAGGCGATGCAGGAGCGCCAGGTGACCGCGGGCCAGGAGACGATGAAGCTGCCCGAGCCGTTCTTCGTGATCGCGACTCAAAACCCGATCGAACAGGAAGGCACGTACCCGCTCCCCGAAGCGCAACTCGACCGCTTCATGTTCAACGTGAAGGTCGATTACCCCACCCTGGAGGACGAGCGCCAGATCGTCCTGATGAGCACGCGCGGCGAGAAGCCGGAACTCACAAAGGTGCTGACCGCGGAGCGCATCGTCGCGTGGCAGAAGCTGGTGAAGAAGGTGGAAGTGCCGCCGTTCGTCAACGAGTTCATCGTGAAACTGGTGCGCGCGACGCGGCCCAAAGACCCGAGCGCGCCCGACCTCATCAAGCGCCTCGTGGATTGGGGCGCCGGGCCGCGCGCGGGCATCTTTCTCGCGCAAGCGGGTCAGGCGTTCGCCGCGATGGACGGCCGGCCCAGCGTCGCCATCGACGACATCAAGAAGGCCGCGATCCCCGTTCTGCGCCACCGGGTCAGCGCGAACTTCCAGGCCCAGGCCGAGGGCCGCAACAGCGACGACATCGTCACGGAATTGCTGAAGATCGTGAGCGAACCGGAACCGAAGAAGTACGTCGAGAAGAAGCGCTAG
- a CDS encoding DUF4274 domain-containing protein produces MGRKSMPPADHHDWVVQYNWDDGLAPIWVIADSPATEVATALLIYWRLGGPWLATSVASGGNAEAKRLQDVVRDRLLTGFYLVGRAEFDPKTELSRTQIHQLRKAGLPELLLGPAQGDSD; encoded by the coding sequence TTGGGAAGGAAATCAATGCCGCCGGCCGACCACCACGATTGGGTTGTGCAGTACAACTGGGACGACGGCTTGGCCCCGATCTGGGTCATCGCCGACAGTCCCGCCACGGAGGTCGCCACCGCTCTCCTCATTTACTGGCGGCTCGGCGGTCCGTGGCTGGCGACCTCTGTGGCCTCGGGGGGCAACGCCGAAGCCAAGCGGCTTCAGGACGTCGTCCGGGACCGCCTGCTGACTGGGTTCTATCTCGTCGGGCGGGCCGAGTTCGACCCGAAGACCGAGTTATCCCGCACACAGATCCACCAGTTACGTAAGGCCGGTCTGCCTGAATTGCTACTCGGCCCGGCACAGGGAGACTCGGACTGA
- a CDS encoding LamG domain-containing protein, whose amino-acid sequence MRHVSRLGLALVAAGSVLAPGRADEPAVRKAVTFYASFDEAVKGDAGAGALDAGTRFPHPTEKGQFVFEKGIDATVLKVAKGKGVAGGALEATGPPAKNGWLYFPAKGNLAYKKDGWSGSLSLWCNTDPNRLIKAQFCDPVQITQKGYDNGALWFDFNDAKPRALRYGAFPARAAGQKAVPESDPKVPMVRAGVVDWKEGAWHHVVLTFQNLDTGKPDAVTTLYIDGKRIGEVKGQALAMGWDIEKAGVYLALGYIGLLDEFALFDRALTAEEVALLHKKPDLLAPLKKK is encoded by the coding sequence ATGCGTCACGTCTCCCGCCTGGGGCTCGCGCTCGTCGCCGCCGGCTCGGTCCTCGCGCCGGGGCGGGCCGACGAGCCCGCCGTCCGCAAGGCGGTCACCTTTTACGCCTCCTTCGACGAGGCCGTGAAGGGCGACGCCGGCGCGGGCGCCCTCGACGCGGGCACGCGGTTCCCGCACCCGACCGAGAAGGGGCAGTTCGTCTTCGAGAAGGGGATCGACGCGACCGTGCTGAAGGTCGCGAAGGGGAAGGGGGTCGCGGGGGGCGCGCTCGAGGCGACCGGCCCGCCGGCGAAGAACGGCTGGCTGTACTTCCCGGCGAAGGGCAACCTCGCGTACAAGAAGGACGGGTGGTCCGGCTCCCTCTCGCTGTGGTGCAACACGGACCCGAACCGGCTCATCAAGGCGCAGTTCTGCGACCCGGTGCAGATCACCCAGAAGGGGTACGACAACGGGGCGCTGTGGTTCGATTTCAACGACGCGAAGCCGCGCGCCCTCCGGTACGGCGCGTTCCCGGCCCGCGCCGCGGGGCAGAAGGCGGTCCCCGAGTCCGACCCGAAGGTACCGATGGTCCGCGCGGGGGTCGTGGACTGGAAAGAGGGCGCGTGGCACCACGTGGTGCTCACGTTCCAGAACCTCGACACGGGCAAGCCGGACGCCGTCACCACCCTGTACATCGACGGCAAGCGGATCGGCGAAGTGAAGGGCCAAGCGCTCGCGATGGGCTGGGACATCGAGAAAGCGGGCGTGTACCTCGCGCTCGGCTACATCGGGCTCCTGGACGAGTTCGCCCTCTTCGACCGCGCGCTGACGGCCGAAGAGGTGGCACTGTTGCACAAGAAGCCCGACCTGCTGGCCCCGCTCAAGAAGAAGTAA
- a CDS encoding transposase: protein MRRGYSTITPAVVHALTRRTLERALGWTDYKRSVTRTQLLDLVLLIAGTTRTLFAVVTRYFGFSHETARQAMHANRGSRDQLTARLVDALHQVAGFTRRDRRRRWTCAIDVHYVPFYGDRSTPGIIGGPKKAGTSFFHAYATGVLIHKHRRYTVGLMSVTKGTKPHQQVQTLLDQVAARGLTVRGVVLDAGFDSGETLLLLQERNLSYTVPMRKKGTGTNRRNASYTQPHGTITTMEWVTEKSRKAVSTRVLVWQRKGESHARVYAFRGWGDATAVSEANRARLGRRRYRERFGIETSYRQKNQARGWTTSTNPEYRLLLEGVALLLRQVWVYLTLRIARARGLAPTAWVAQFPLAEMLDWLTQRIRSRYPRTRCITLPHNTLTTNATP from the coding sequence ATGCGACGTGGTTACTCTACGATCACCCCGGCGGTGGTCCACGCACTGACGCGCCGAACGTTGGAACGGGCCCTGGGTTGGACCGACTACAAGCGGTCGGTCACGCGCACCCAGTTGCTCGACCTGGTGCTGTTGATCGCGGGCACCACCCGCACGTTGTTCGCGGTAGTGACCCGGTACTTCGGGTTCTCCCACGAGACCGCGCGACAGGCGATGCACGCCAACCGGGGTTCCCGGGACCAACTCACGGCCCGGTTGGTGGATGCCCTTCACCAGGTGGCGGGGTTCACGCGCCGGGACCGGAGGCGCCGGTGGACGTGTGCCATCGATGTGCATTACGTCCCCTTTTATGGGGATCGCAGCACCCCGGGGATCATCGGCGGACCCAAGAAGGCCGGGACCTCGTTCTTTCACGCGTACGCCACCGGGGTACTGATTCACAAGCACCGGCGGTACACCGTGGGGCTGATGAGCGTGACGAAAGGAACCAAGCCGCACCAGCAGGTGCAGACCCTTCTGGACCAGGTGGCGGCCCGCGGGCTCACGGTCCGCGGGGTGGTTCTGGACGCCGGGTTCGACAGCGGGGAGACCCTGTTGCTGTTGCAGGAACGGAACCTGAGCTACACGGTCCCGATGCGCAAGAAGGGCACCGGTACCAACCGCCGCAACGCCAGCTACACCCAACCCCACGGCACCATCACCACCATGGAGTGGGTCACCGAGAAGAGCCGCAAGGCGGTATCGACTCGGGTGCTCGTGTGGCAACGGAAGGGCGAATCGCACGCCCGGGTGTACGCGTTCCGCGGGTGGGGCGATGCGACCGCCGTGTCGGAGGCGAACCGGGCTCGGTTGGGGCGCCGGCGGTACCGAGAGCGGTTCGGGATCGAGACCAGCTATCGGCAGAAGAACCAGGCCCGCGGGTGGACCACCAGCACCAACCCCGAGTACCGGTTGCTGCTCGAGGGCGTGGCCCTGCTGTTGCGCCAGGTGTGGGTGTACCTGACGCTCCGGATCGCTCGGGCACGCGGGCTCGCGCCGACCGCCTGGGTCGCCCAGTTCCCGTTGGCCGAGATGCTCGACTGGCTCACGCAACGGATCCGCTCACGATACCCACGCACACGATGTATTACCCTGCCACACAATACACTTACAACCAACGCAACGCCTTGA
- a CDS encoding RNA polymerase sigma factor, which translates to MHAPLTRLTAHFAPPQPDGDLLARFVHNRDEAAFAALVHRHGPTVYGACRRLLGNSADADDAFQTVFLVLANRAGALAHRPALGGWLHEVAVRVAKKARTAFGRLRKHERRAAQSRTEPVLDAPPDDPPAWLDRELAALPERYREPVVQCLIRERPRTEVAAELGIPEGTLASRLDAARKRLAERLARHRVPLALGGLLVPVPAPLAAATARRALDGPGAAIHQLANEVTKAMFPNTKWIALGAVAVLTAVGGLLLAADSTAPPTPKAGVVATARRAAPVPQKKEPPEPAWMGAFRKAYELKDGEYVRRVPLPLLPERADFFLTHFYKTWGTERDQHSRREFSRWSAFCTLFVEQDGKALHYQRSWSAVYLQGHPELQRGENLLTVPTLVELVTGRNEPEFVIEPKSKDAPLFEERNLTVSGDFVVRRNAPLDKLVPQLEKILRTELKLDVRLTLKDEEQSVFVVGGAFKLVPPEWRERTVKEVDVYATTEGLNKEYQFAQHDRGRERAAVVTTSTYTGTPTEFARFIGYRLGTRMVWDTDLPAEPKFSWHNHTVRNPNKEAEAADRDPEKILPIVTAQTGLTFKKEKRKVQVLYLSAPEQK; encoded by the coding sequence ATGCACGCACCGCTCACCCGATTGACCGCCCACTTCGCGCCGCCGCAACCGGACGGGGACCTGCTCGCGCGGTTCGTCCACAACCGGGACGAGGCCGCGTTCGCCGCCCTGGTCCACCGCCACGGGCCGACCGTGTACGGCGCGTGCCGCCGGCTCCTCGGCAATTCCGCCGACGCCGACGACGCCTTCCAGACCGTGTTCCTCGTGCTGGCGAACCGGGCCGGCGCGCTCGCCCACCGGCCGGCCCTCGGCGGCTGGCTGCACGAGGTGGCGGTGCGCGTGGCGAAGAAGGCCCGCACCGCCTTCGGGCGCCTGCGGAAGCACGAACGGCGGGCGGCGCAGTCGCGCACGGAACCGGTGCTCGACGCGCCCCCGGACGACCCGCCCGCGTGGTTGGACCGGGAACTGGCCGCGCTGCCCGAGCGGTACCGCGAGCCGGTCGTGCAGTGCCTGATCCGGGAGCGCCCGCGGACCGAGGTGGCGGCCGAACTCGGCATCCCCGAGGGCACGCTGGCGAGCCGGCTGGACGCCGCCCGCAAGCGGCTGGCGGAGCGGCTCGCCCGGCACCGCGTGCCGCTGGCGCTTGGCGGGCTATTGGTGCCGGTACCCGCGCCCCTGGCCGCGGCGACGGCGCGCCGGGCGCTCGACGGGCCGGGAGCGGCCATCCATCAACTCGCGAACGAGGTGACGAAAGCAATGTTCCCCAACACGAAGTGGATCGCACTGGGCGCGGTCGCCGTTCTGACGGCGGTCGGCGGCCTGCTGCTCGCGGCCGACTCGACCGCGCCCCCGACCCCAAAAGCTGGTGTCGTTGCCACCGCCCGGCGCGCCGCACCGGTGCCGCAAAAGAAGGAACCGCCCGAGCCGGCGTGGATGGGGGCGTTCCGAAAGGCTTACGAACTGAAGGACGGGGAGTACGTTCGGCGCGTGCCCCTACCGCTGCTACCCGAGCGCGCGGACTTCTTCCTCACGCATTTCTACAAGACCTGGGGGACAGAGCGCGATCAGCACTCGCGCCGGGAGTTCTCGCGGTGGAGCGCCTTCTGTACGCTGTTCGTGGAACAGGACGGCAAAGCCCTGCACTACCAACGGTCTTGGTCCGCGGTGTACCTCCAGGGGCACCCCGAACTGCAGCGCGGCGAGAACCTGCTGACGGTACCCACCCTGGTCGAACTCGTGACCGGACGCAACGAGCCGGAATTCGTGATCGAGCCCAAATCCAAGGACGCGCCGCTGTTCGAGGAGAGGAACCTGACCGTGAGCGGGGACTTCGTCGTGCGCCGGAACGCCCCCCTGGACAAGCTGGTCCCCCAACTGGAGAAGATCCTCCGCACCGAGCTGAAACTCGATGTGCGGCTGACCCTGAAGGACGAGGAGCAATCGGTGTTCGTGGTCGGTGGCGCGTTCAAGCTCGTGCCACCGGAGTGGCGCGAGCGGACCGTGAAGGAGGTGGACGTGTACGCGACCACCGAGGGGCTGAACAAGGAGTACCAGTTCGCGCAGCACGACCGCGGCCGGGAGCGCGCGGCGGTCGTGACCACGTCCACGTACACGGGCACCCCTACCGAGTTCGCCCGGTTCATCGGGTACCGGCTCGGAACCCGGATGGTATGGGACACCGACCTACCGGCCGAGCCGAAATTCTCCTGGCACAATCATACCGTGCGGAACCCGAACAAGGAAGCGGAAGCCGCCGATCGCGACCCCGAGAAGATACTGCCGATCGTGACGGCGCAAACCGGCCTCACGTTCAAGAAAGAGAAGCGGAAGGTACAGGTTCTGTACTTGAGCGCGCCCGAACAGAAGTGA